A stretch of Channa argus isolate prfri chromosome 16, Channa argus male v1.0, whole genome shotgun sequence DNA encodes these proteins:
- the mavs gene encoding mitochondrial antiviral-signaling protein isoform X2 has translation MHMLSSNPNSPSTTVVSAHVHPPPCESHPSIPKTSGNIHAIVAPSAEASALPEPAAHSSSLETPVQPHDIQSPAAQVPKAVSPPPQREVNTHQEPEENSESDIQAITGVTPDQVSSGNSEVPVKSVVTPSPCRPVEQCETDTQPVQTSTRVTEVGPSLSPSPTQTRSDVTDKSSSLTLTLEGPPVQDTTPPVEKVFSPVLETGGTSAPPATQVPKSQPQTNVTATASPLPGAPVVGASVFHDNSVCLSKPGLLVSIQPQNHDNPTMPANNTLVEPYSGNSARLEISHAATDTVTSAHVAACSALSSTAVTTTSGRQCQENGITLNHNEPEENHYESPCQSLQMQEVCVNVVHVSEEPSILNLDGQTSAPHAQTVKSEAAQEITSASPFVSTAADTVSSSNTHSSENYHPSEPAPQPPSEENRATALTTNTNYIMTAAAVAALTLLLAWKFKN, from the exons ATGCACATGCTCT CTTCCAACCCCAACTCCCCTTCCACGACTGTTGTAAGTGCACATGTCCATCCACCACCATGTGAAAGTCATCCATCCATTCCAAAGACCAGTGGAAACATTCATGCTATTGTTGCTCCATCTGCTGAAGCATCAGCTCTTCCAGAGCCAGCTGCCCACTCATCATCCTTGGAAACCCCTGTGCAGCCACATGACATCCAGAGCCCCGCAGCCCAAGTTCCCAAGGCTGTTTCTCCACCACCACAGAGGGAGGTTAATACTCACCAGGAGCCAGAAGAAAACTCTGAGTCAGATATCCAGGCTATAACTGGTGTCACTCCTGATCAAGTGAGCTCAGGAAACAGCGAGGTTCCAGTCAAATCTGTGGTGACTCCTTCACCATGCCGACCTGTGGAACAGTGTGAAACAGACACTCAGCCTGTCCAGACATCAACAAGAGTCACAGAGGTCGGGCCATCGCTGAGTCCCTCTCCAACACAGACAAGATCAGATGTGACTGACAAATCTTCTTCCCTCACATTGACCCTAGAGGGGCCCCCAGTCCAAGACACCACCCCTCCAGTGGAAAAAGTATTTTCTCCTGTTCTGGAAACTGGAGGGACTTCTGCACCTCCAGCTACACAG gttcccaagagcCAGCCACAGACAAATGTAACAGCTACAGCCTCCCCGCTGCCTGGTGCTCCTGTTGTGGGTGCTTCTGTCTTTCAtgacaacagtgtgtgtctgagcaAGCCTGGCCTACTCGTCAGCATCCAGCCACAAAATCATGATAATCCCACTATGCCAGCAAACAATACATTGGTAGAGCCCTACTCAGGAAATAGTGCACGTCTGGAAATAAGTCATGCTGCAACCGACACTGTGACCTCTGCACACGTTGCTGCATGCTCTGCTCTCAGCTCCACGGCTGTGACTACAACCTCTGGACGGCAATGCCAGGAGAATGGCATTACACTAAACCATAACGAACCGGAAGAGAACCACTATGAGTCACCTTGTCAGAGTTTGCAGATGcaggaggtgtgtgtgaatgtggtaCATGTGTCCGAGGAGCCGTCTATCCTTAACCTGGACGGCCAAACCTCGGCACCACATGCTCAAACCGTTAAGAGTGAAGCAGCCCAGGAGATTACCTCTGCATCACCATTTGTCAGCACCGCCGCTGATACAGTCTCGAGTTCAAACACCCACTCCAGTGAGAACTACCACCCCTCTGAGCCTGCGCCACAGCCACCTTCAGAGGAAAACAGAGCCACAGCCctgacaacaaacacaaactacatAATGACAGCTGCAGCAGTTGCCGCCCTTACTCTGCTGCTGGCATGGAAGTTCAAGAATTAA
- the pank2 gene encoding pantothenate kinase 2, mitochondrial isoform X1 yields MALNGHQPDHDINGEDETPMKQPRSNKEMPGCLRNEPDSEAAAPAGRASSERHNSNSTTRRRLDSVKKTRPPFPWFGMDIGGTLVKLVYFEPKDITAEEEQEEVENLKSIRRYLTSNVAYGKTGIRDVHLELQDLTLCGRTGNLHFIRFPTHDLPAFLQMGRNKHFSSLHTTLCATGGGAYKFESDFRTMADLQLHKLDELDCLIRGVLYIDSVMSSGPSECYYFENPTEPDHCIQRPYPLENPYPLLLVNIGSGVSILAVYSKNNYKRVTGTSLGGGTFLGLCCLLTGCSSFEEALEMASQGESTRVDKLVRDIYGGDYERFGLPGWAVASSFGNMMSKEKRESVSKEDLARATLVTITNNIGSITRMCALNENIERVVFVGNFLRVNTLSMKLLAYAMDYWSKGQLKALFLRHEGYFGAVGALLELLHPS; encoded by the exons ATGGCGCTTAATGGCCATCAACCCGACCATGATATTAACGGCGAAGACGAAACGCCCATGAAGCAGCCGCGATCGAACAAGGAGATGCCCGGCTGTCTCAGAAACGAGCCCGACAGCGAGGCAGCCGCGCCAGCAGGAAGAGCCTCGTCCGAACGGCATAATTCCAACTCGACGACGAGGCGTCGGCTCGACTCGGTGAAGAAAACAAGGCCGC CATTTCCCTGGTTTGGTATGGACATTGGAGGGACATTAGTGAAGCTGGTGTACTTTGAGCCCAAAGACATCACAGCAGAGGAGGAACAGGAAGAGGTGGAGAACCTGAAGAGCATCCGGCGCTATCTAACCTCCAACGTAGCTTATGGTAAAACCGGCATCAGGGATGTGCACCTGGAGCTGCAGGACCTGACGCTGTGTGGAAGGACTGGCAACCTGCACTTTATCCGCTTCCCCACACATGACCTGCCGGCCTTCCTGCAGATGGGCCGCAACAAGCACTTCTCCAGCCTCCACACCACCCTCTGTGCCACTGGAGGGGGGGCGTACAAGTTTGAGTCTGATTTCCGCACG atggcTGACCTGCAGCTTCACAAGCTGGATGAACTGGACTGTTTGATTCGGGGGGTGTTGTATATTGATTCGGTGATGTCCAGCGGCCCCTCTGAGTGCTACTACTTTGAAAACCCCACAGAGCCAGATCACTGCATCCAGAGGCCCTACCCACTGGAGAACCCATATCCTCTGCTGCTGGTAAACATTGGGTCTGGGGTCAGCATCTTGGCGGTCTACTCTAAGAACAACTACAAACGAGTGACTGGAACCAG TCTTGGTGGTGGAACTTTCCTGGGCCTGTGTTGCCTGCTGACTGGCTGCTCTTCTTTCGAGGAAGCTCTAGAAATGGCTTCTCAAGGAGAGAGCACTCGCGTGGACAAGCTGGTTCGGGACATTTATGGAGGAGACTATGAGAGGTTTGGGCTGCCAGGCTGGGCTGTAGCCTCAAG CTTTGGCAACATGATGTCCAAAGAGAAGAGGGAGTCTGTGTCTAAAGAGGACCTGGCCAGAGCAACACTGGTTACCATCACTAATAACATTGGATCCATCACCAGGATGTGTGCTCTAAATGAG AACATTGAGAGAGTTGTGTTTGTGGGCAACTTCCTAAGAGTGAACACCCTCTCTATGAAGCTGTTGGCATATGCCATGGACTACTGGTCCAAAGGGCAGCTCAAGGCACTCTTCCTGCGACATGAG GGTTACTTCGGTGCAGTTGGAGCCCTGTTAGAGCTTCTGCATCCATCCTAA
- the pank2 gene encoding pantothenate kinase 2, mitochondrial isoform X2 → MALNGHQPDHDINGEDETPMKQPRSNKEMPGCLRNEPDSEAAAPAGRASSERHNSNSTTRRRLDSVKKTRPPFPWFGMDIGGTLVKLVYFEPKDITAEEEQEEVENLKSIRRYLTSNVAYGKTGIRDVHLELQDLTLCGRTGNLHFIRFPTHDLPAFLQMGRNKHFSSLHTTLCATGGGAYKFESDFRTMADLQLHKLDELDCLIRGVLYIDSVMSSGPSECYYFENPTEPDHCIQRPYPLENPYPLLLVNIGSGVSILAVYSKNNYKRVTGTSLGGGTFLGLCCLLTGCSSFEEALEMASQGESTRVDKLVRDIYGGDYESFGNMMSKEKRESVSKEDLARATLVTITNNIGSITRMCALNENIERVVFVGNFLRVNTLSMKLLAYAMDYWSKGQLKALFLRHEGYFGAVGALLELLHPS, encoded by the exons ATGGCGCTTAATGGCCATCAACCCGACCATGATATTAACGGCGAAGACGAAACGCCCATGAAGCAGCCGCGATCGAACAAGGAGATGCCCGGCTGTCTCAGAAACGAGCCCGACAGCGAGGCAGCCGCGCCAGCAGGAAGAGCCTCGTCCGAACGGCATAATTCCAACTCGACGACGAGGCGTCGGCTCGACTCGGTGAAGAAAACAAGGCCGC CATTTCCCTGGTTTGGTATGGACATTGGAGGGACATTAGTGAAGCTGGTGTACTTTGAGCCCAAAGACATCACAGCAGAGGAGGAACAGGAAGAGGTGGAGAACCTGAAGAGCATCCGGCGCTATCTAACCTCCAACGTAGCTTATGGTAAAACCGGCATCAGGGATGTGCACCTGGAGCTGCAGGACCTGACGCTGTGTGGAAGGACTGGCAACCTGCACTTTATCCGCTTCCCCACACATGACCTGCCGGCCTTCCTGCAGATGGGCCGCAACAAGCACTTCTCCAGCCTCCACACCACCCTCTGTGCCACTGGAGGGGGGGCGTACAAGTTTGAGTCTGATTTCCGCACG atggcTGACCTGCAGCTTCACAAGCTGGATGAACTGGACTGTTTGATTCGGGGGGTGTTGTATATTGATTCGGTGATGTCCAGCGGCCCCTCTGAGTGCTACTACTTTGAAAACCCCACAGAGCCAGATCACTGCATCCAGAGGCCCTACCCACTGGAGAACCCATATCCTCTGCTGCTGGTAAACATTGGGTCTGGGGTCAGCATCTTGGCGGTCTACTCTAAGAACAACTACAAACGAGTGACTGGAACCAG TCTTGGTGGTGGAACTTTCCTGGGCCTGTGTTGCCTGCTGACTGGCTGCTCTTCTTTCGAGGAAGCTCTAGAAATGGCTTCTCAAGGAGAGAGCACTCGCGTGGACAAGCTGGTTCGGGACATTTATGGAGGAGACTATGAGAG CTTTGGCAACATGATGTCCAAAGAGAAGAGGGAGTCTGTGTCTAAAGAGGACCTGGCCAGAGCAACACTGGTTACCATCACTAATAACATTGGATCCATCACCAGGATGTGTGCTCTAAATGAG AACATTGAGAGAGTTGTGTTTGTGGGCAACTTCCTAAGAGTGAACACCCTCTCTATGAAGCTGTTGGCATATGCCATGGACTACTGGTCCAAAGGGCAGCTCAAGGCACTCTTCCTGCGACATGAG GGTTACTTCGGTGCAGTTGGAGCCCTGTTAGAGCTTCTGCATCCATCCTAA
- the pank2 gene encoding pantothenate kinase 2, mitochondrial isoform X3, giving the protein MDIGGTLVKLVYFEPKDITAEEEQEEVENLKSIRRYLTSNVAYGKTGIRDVHLELQDLTLCGRTGNLHFIRFPTHDLPAFLQMGRNKHFSSLHTTLCATGGGAYKFESDFRTMADLQLHKLDELDCLIRGVLYIDSVMSSGPSECYYFENPTEPDHCIQRPYPLENPYPLLLVNIGSGVSILAVYSKNNYKRVTGTSLGGGTFLGLCCLLTGCSSFEEALEMASQGESTRVDKLVRDIYGGDYERFGLPGWAVASSFGNMMSKEKRESVSKEDLARATLVTITNNIGSITRMCALNENIERVVFVGNFLRVNTLSMKLLAYAMDYWSKGQLKALFLRHEGYFGAVGALLELLHPS; this is encoded by the exons ATGGACATTGGAGGGACATTAGTGAAGCTGGTGTACTTTGAGCCCAAAGACATCACAGCAGAGGAGGAACAGGAAGAGGTGGAGAACCTGAAGAGCATCCGGCGCTATCTAACCTCCAACGTAGCTTATGGTAAAACCGGCATCAGGGATGTGCACCTGGAGCTGCAGGACCTGACGCTGTGTGGAAGGACTGGCAACCTGCACTTTATCCGCTTCCCCACACATGACCTGCCGGCCTTCCTGCAGATGGGCCGCAACAAGCACTTCTCCAGCCTCCACACCACCCTCTGTGCCACTGGAGGGGGGGCGTACAAGTTTGAGTCTGATTTCCGCACG atggcTGACCTGCAGCTTCACAAGCTGGATGAACTGGACTGTTTGATTCGGGGGGTGTTGTATATTGATTCGGTGATGTCCAGCGGCCCCTCTGAGTGCTACTACTTTGAAAACCCCACAGAGCCAGATCACTGCATCCAGAGGCCCTACCCACTGGAGAACCCATATCCTCTGCTGCTGGTAAACATTGGGTCTGGGGTCAGCATCTTGGCGGTCTACTCTAAGAACAACTACAAACGAGTGACTGGAACCAG TCTTGGTGGTGGAACTTTCCTGGGCCTGTGTTGCCTGCTGACTGGCTGCTCTTCTTTCGAGGAAGCTCTAGAAATGGCTTCTCAAGGAGAGAGCACTCGCGTGGACAAGCTGGTTCGGGACATTTATGGAGGAGACTATGAGAGGTTTGGGCTGCCAGGCTGGGCTGTAGCCTCAAG CTTTGGCAACATGATGTCCAAAGAGAAGAGGGAGTCTGTGTCTAAAGAGGACCTGGCCAGAGCAACACTGGTTACCATCACTAATAACATTGGATCCATCACCAGGATGTGTGCTCTAAATGAG AACATTGAGAGAGTTGTGTTTGTGGGCAACTTCCTAAGAGTGAACACCCTCTCTATGAAGCTGTTGGCATATGCCATGGACTACTGGTCCAAAGGGCAGCTCAAGGCACTCTTCCTGCGACATGAG GGTTACTTCGGTGCAGTTGGAGCCCTGTTAGAGCTTCTGCATCCATCCTAA